A single genomic interval of Dromiciops gliroides isolate mDroGli1 chromosome 1, mDroGli1.pri, whole genome shotgun sequence harbors:
- the OCEL1 gene encoding LOW QUALITY PROTEIN: occludin/ELL domain-containing protein 1 (The sequence of the model RefSeq protein was modified relative to this genomic sequence to represent the inferred CDS: inserted 4 bases in 3 codons; deleted 4 bases in 3 codons; substituted 1 base at 1 genomic stop codon), translated as MQMRVRHANIYKAAARPPEPQIQKCWEGQGHPRGICSQPHPPQVAGPVYSAHAPRRDEGKPQVPGGXVPSVKYSMAEKLRAPLPSRSSQGIQGSGQIPRGLGYSPRXPSSLQRPTPKAIIPGYHFVPQTGKKFLHKTKRGAPKASSCPPVTYCLPVRPKNPGAWGQSQQRPKKIVFEDELPLKNPKVTPGLGPQPGKGPTEFASPPPERIPQPPLVPDYVLXIPAIYSEVERRRYKAVFQDQHAEYQEIHQAVATAKAKFQELEALLATLPQPGPKEEARLAWGPEGIGEEEKVSEGLPGPLSHPSLPLPGNHPKAGFLEEQGQGDSFIKELGEEFGPVFLEKQARCDYLKRKLRHLKAQIQKYDEKDXQDGSVYF; from the exons ATGCAAATGAGAGTCagacatgcaaatatatacaaagctgCTGCCAGGCCTCCTGAGCCACAGATTCAGAAATGCTGGGAGGGGCAGGGCCACCCACGTGGTATCTGCTCCCAACCCCATCCCCCCCAGGTGGCAGGTCCAGTCTATAGTGCCCATGCTCCACGGAGGGATGAAGGCAAGCCCCAGGTGCCAGGGGG TGTCCCCAGCGTCAAGTACTCTATGGCAGAGAAGTTGAGGGCACCTCTACCTTCCCGATCAAGCCAGGGCATCCAGGGCTCAGGCCAAATACCACGAGGACTGGGCTACTCCCCCA GTCCCAGTAGTCTCCAAAGGCCAACTCCAAAGGCCATCATTCCTGGCTACCACTTTGTCCCACAAACTGGGAAGAAGTTTCTTCAT AAGACAAAGAGAGGAGCCCCCAAAGCCTCTAGC TGCCCACCAGTCACCTACTGCTTGCCTGTCAGGCCCAAGAACCCTGGG GCTTGGGGTCAGAGCCAACAGAGGCCCAAGAAGATTGTGTTTGAAGATGAGCTTCCTCTTAAGAACCCTAAGGTGACTCCTGGGTTGGGTCCTCAGCCGGGCAAGGGCCCCACAGAGTTC GCCAGCCCTCCACCTGAGCGCATCCCCCAGCCTCCACTGGTACCTGACTATGTGCTGTGA ATACCAGCAATCTATAGTGAGGTGGAGAGGCGCCGCTACAAGGCAGTGTTTCAAGACCAGCATGCTGAGTACCAGGAGATCCATCAGGCAGTGGCCACAGCCAAGGCCAAATTCCAGGAGCTGGAAGCCCTGCTGGCAACACTGCCCCAGCCAGGCCCCAAG gaAGAAGCCCGCCTTGCCTGGGGTCCGGAGGGaattggagaggaagagaaggtgagTGAGGGACTCCCAGGACCTTT AAGTCATCCCTCTCTTCCCTTGCCTGGGAATCACCCTAAG GCAGGCTTCCTAGAAGAGCAAGGCCAGGGTGACAGTTTCATCAAGGAGTTAGGAGAAGAGTTTG GACCCGTTTTCCTGGAGAAGCAAGCCCGCTGTGACTAcctgaagaggaaattgaggcacctCAAAGCACAGATCCAGAAATATGATGAAAAAG TCCAGGACGGCTCCGTTTATTTCTGA